A window of Rhododendron vialii isolate Sample 1 chromosome 13a, ASM3025357v1 contains these coding sequences:
- the LOC131314743 gene encoding putative E3 ubiquitin-protein ligase XBAT31, translating into MGQGLSCAASDEHGLFTAIQFGDVETVKAVLESDPSLVKQTTLYDRHSALHVAAANGQIEIVSMLLDRSVKPDSLNRNRQTPLMLAAMHGKISCVQKLIEAGANILMFDSIRGRTCLHYAAYFGHSDCLKAILSAARSSHVAASWGFARFVNIRDGKGATPLHLAARQRRPECVHDLLDNGALVCASTGGYGFSGSTPLHLAARGGSLDCVRELLAWGADRLQIDASGRIPYTVALKHKHVACSALLDPSSAEPLVWPSPLKFISELNAEAKALLEQALMEANREREKTILKGTAYSVPSPSHSDTGTDDNISEVSDTELCCICFDQVCTIEVQDCGHQMCAQCTLALCCHNKPNPKTASLNAPLCPFCRSNIAQLVVANVKTDNEMDSKLRRSKKSRNFCEGSSSFKGLSAMGSFSKLGGRGSGRIAAENECVDDKA; encoded by the exons ATGGGTCAGGGGCTGAGTTGCGCGGCGAGCGACGAGCATGGCCTGTTCACGGCTATACAGTTTGGGGACGTGGAGACTGTGAAGGCCGTGCTGGAGAGTGACCCGAGCCTTGTGAAACAGACCACGCTGTACGATCGCCATTCTGCCCTTCACGTGGCCGCTGCCAATGGCCAGATCGAG ATTGTTTCAATGCTCTTGGACCGGTCTGTTAAGCCCGATTCATTGAATCGCAATAGGCAG ACTCCGCTTATGTTGGCTGCGATGCATGGGAAGATCTCTTGTGTGCAAAAGCTTATTGAAGCCGGGGCTAAT ATTTTGATGTTTGATTCAATTCGTGGAAGAACCTGTTTGCACTATGCTGCTTATTTTGGGCATTCTGATTGCCTTAAAGCCATTCTCTCTGCTGCCCGTTCCTCCCATGTTGCTGCTTCTTg GGGTTTTGCGCGGTTTGTAAATATTAGAGATGGTAAAGGGGCAACCCCTTTGCATTTGGCGGCTCGTCAAAGGCGGCCCGAATGTGTCCATGATCTATTAGACAATGGAGCTCTTGTCTGTGCTTCAACAGGCGGATACGG CTTCTCTGGAAGCACTCCACTTCATTTGGCTGCTAGAGGGGGCTCTCTAGATTGCGTCCGCGAATTGCTGGCATGGGGCGCAGATCGGCTTCAAATAGACGCATCTGG GAGAATACCATACACAGTAGCTCTAAAGCACAAGCACGTAGCGTGTTCAGCCCTGTTGGATCCTTCTTCGGCGGAGCCTCTTGTTTGGCCATCACCTCTCAAGTTTATCAGCGAGCTTAATGCAGAGGCAAAAGCTTTGTTAGAACAGGCCTTGATGGAGGCAAACAGGGAAAGGGAAAAGACCATTTTGAAGGGTACAGCTTATTCGGTTCCATCTCCATCACATTCTGATACCGGAACGGATGACAATATTTCTGAG GTGAGTGACACTGAGTTATGCTGCATATGCTTTGACCAAGTGTGCACGATCGAAGTCCAAGACTGCGGCCACCAGATGTGTGCCCAATGCACATTAGCCTTGTGCTGTCACAACAAGCCCAACCCAAAAACAGCGTCCCTTAATGCACCCCTTTGCCCATTTTGCCGGAGCAACATTGCCCAGTTAGTGGTTGCTAATGTTAAGACCGATAATGAAATGGATTCGAAGCTCAGAAGGTCGAAAAAGTCCAGGAACTTCTGCGAAGGCAGCAGTAGTTTCAAGGGGCTATCGGCCATGGGTTCTTTTAGTAAATTGGGTGGTCGTGGCTCAGGTCGGATTGCTGCTGAAAATGAATGTGTTGACGATAAGGCTTGA